Proteins encoded in a region of the Orcinus orca chromosome 8, mOrcOrc1.1, whole genome shotgun sequence genome:
- the LOC101287672 gene encoding interferon-induced transmembrane protein 3 → MSTMNHTSQPFFNGAHSGIPPNYEMLKEEHEVAMLGAPQSQAPVTTTVINIRSETSVPDHIVWSLFNTIFMNWCCLGFVAFAYSVKSRDRKMVGDVIGAQSYASTAKCLNICALVLGILLITVFIVVFATGSVMIFQAVSQLMKDYGGN, encoded by the exons ATGTCCACCATGAACCACACATCCCAACCGTTCTTCAATGGTGCCCACAGCGGGATCCCCCCGAACTATGAGATGCTCAAGGAGGAGCACGAGGTGGCCATGCTGGGGGCTCCCCAGAGCCAGGCCCCCGTGACGACCACGGTGATCAACATCCGCAGCGAGACCTCGGTGCCCGACCACATCGTCTGGTCCCTGTTCAACACGATCTTCATGAACTGGTGCTGCCTGGGCTTCGTGGCATTCGCCTACTCCGTGAAG TCTAGGGACCGGAAGATGGTGGGCGATGTCATTGGGGCCCAGAGCTATGCCTCCACCGCCAAGTGCCTGAACATCTGCGCCCTGGTCCTGGGCATCCTTCTCATCACCGTCTTCATCGTTGTTTTCGCCACTGGCTCCGTGATGATTTTTCAAGCGGTTTCCCAGCTCATGAAGGATTATGGAGGCAACTAG